ATAACAAAAAATAATGCCATATATAAAAATACGACAAAGACAAAGGTTAAGAGGTTAAAAGCACCTTTTTGAGTAATACTGTCGGTGAGCCCTAAAAAGCTTTGATAAAAATACTGGCTACTGTCTGCTTGCCAGGGCATGGCCGGTGAGTTAATGGCATAGTTGGTGACCCAGCTGGCGATGACGATGTAATAACTTAGAATAAACATCGAAACCAGCACACCCATCCAGCCGATGAAGCGTAAATTATATTTCTTACTCACTTCACCCATTGCACCGGGAGCGGCTTTAGATGTGGTTTGTCCCATACCGTTTTCTAATAATAAAAAGGGGAAGCCAACGATGGCCAAGCAGACTAAATAGGCAATAAAAAAACTTGCCCCGCCATTTTCGTAAGCAAGATAAGGAAAACGCCAGACATTACCTAACCCTGCGGCAGAACCGACTGCGGCAAGGATAAAAACCCAGGGAGATGAAAACTTTTGTCGAACATCCGTGCTCATAAAGGCCTCCAGTAGAGTAGGCAAGAGGCTGTATAGGATAAACCTCTCATTCTTATCAAATTATTAGCATTTTATTGATAAAGATAAAAGAGATTTTATTTTTAAGTTAGCTTGGTAACTTCTTAATTTTTGATTCAAGTGTGTACTTACAGCTTAAACTCCGCCCACACTGGGCAATGATCAGAGGGTTTTTCCATGCTGCGAATGTCATAGTCGATACCCGCATCAGTGCAGTATTCTAAAGTCGGGGCGGTGGCAAGAATATGATCAATACGTAGGCCGCGTCGAGGTTCGCGGTCAAAGCCTCGGCTGCGGTAATCAAACCAGCTATAAAATGCTGTGCTATCACCAAAAAATTTACGATAACTGTCGTATAAGCCCCAGTTTTGAATATTTTGGTACCATTCACGCTCTTCAGGGAGAAAGCTTGCAGAGCCATTTTTAATCCAGCGTTTGGCGTTTTGGTCACCGATACCAATGTCGATGTCTTCTGGGCAGATGTTAAAATCACCCATGACGATAATTAAATCATCTGAGGCATAATCTTCTTGAAGATGTTGATGTAGGTTTTTATAAAATTGTCTTTTATAGGGGAATTTGACTTCATGGTGACAAGATTCTCCTTGCGGAAAATAGCCGTTTAAAACAGTGAGGGTTTGACCATTCGTAAGTTCTATTTGGCCGCTGATCATACGTCGTTGAGCGTCTTCTGGCTCTTGGGGTAAGCCTTTAGTGACATTGTTGAGTGGTTGCTTGGAGAGTAAAGCCACGCCATAGTGGGATTTTTGCCCGTAAAAATAAGCGTGGTAGCCGAGTTCTTTGATGGCTTGAATCGGAAAGTTTTCGTCCATCACTTTGGTTTCTTGAATGCCGATGACATCAGGCTGGTGCTTGTTGATGAGTTCTTCGAGCTGGTGAAGGCGGGCACGGATACCGTTGGTATTAAACGAAATGACTTTCATGTGTAGTCTGAATCTCTTTGTGAGTTATTTAATTGTATTGCGCCTGTAAGAATACGGTTTGTACTAGAAATTGCAACTATGGACGGTGTGTTTGTGGTTGTTGGATTATTGATTTTTACGTCGAATAAATAAAAAGGCAATTGACAGTAGCATCGCAATAACTGCCAGATATAAAATTAATGGGGTTATCAGTACCGTGCTTGGATTAGCAGAAAATTTATGGCTAAGCCAAGAGACCGCTGTAACGAGTGTGGGGCTCCAGAGGATGAAAAGTTGAGACAATAAGGCTTGAGGTCTGTCTGTGCTAATCAGATAGAAAATAATGCACAATAGTGTTGAGAAGAGTGCAATAGGGGAGGTGACCAGCAAAAAAAGCAAAATAACCGCTTCTTTACTAGGGGTGAAAGCGTTTGTGGGTAAAAGTAAGTATTCGATGCTGCTGATGATCACTGGCGCCCAGGCGATGATGAGCGTGATCAAGCTAAATAAGCGCAACTGAGTTTTATGTGTCATGAGGTTGGTTCTGCTTCTATTT
This genomic stretch from Piscirickettsia litoralis harbors:
- the xthA gene encoding exodeoxyribonuclease III; the encoded protein is MKVISFNTNGIRARLHQLEELINKHQPDVIGIQETKVMDENFPIQAIKELGYHAYFYGQKSHYGVALLSKQPLNNVTKGLPQEPEDAQRRMISGQIELTNGQTLTVLNGYFPQGESCHHEVKFPYKRQFYKNLHQHLQEDYASDDLIIVMGDFNICPEDIDIGIGDQNAKRWIKNGSASFLPEEREWYQNIQNWGLYDSYRKFFGDSTAFYSWFDYRSRGFDREPRRGLRIDHILATAPTLEYCTDAGIDYDIRSMEKPSDHCPVWAEFKL